The Pontibacter sp. SGAir0037 DNA segment GGCTGGTATAATAATCCTGAAATAAATGTCCGGATGATTCTGCAGCCATGCACTCAGGTCACCGTTTACCTTCGACATCATAGAGAAAAGCGCATACTGATGCACAATGCGCGCATCTATGGATGGTGGCTCCAGGAAAACCACAAAAGGATCATCCTGAAAACCTGCCAGTTCTGTTAAGGAAGAACATACCGGCTCCAGTAGCTCAGGAGTAAATACATTTCCTTCTTCGAAAAGTGCGTCTTTTAAAGGTTTGGGTAATTCTTCTTTGGCCTTTACATAATCTATACACCATACGGCCCCGTCCAGGTGATATTGTTTCAAGTCCTGCGTTACAAAATGCAGGGCTACATACGGTGAATATGTCCAGTCGAGGAGCCGGGTTGGCAAACCGTGGTGCTGGGCCACAGCCAGCCAGTTCCAGACAGAGTAGTTGGCATGTGATGTTTCTGTACGGGCGTATTTTTTAAAATTACGTAGTATATGCGTTTCCAGCTGAGCATAGTTTTTACCTATGCGTGAAATACTGGTATTCAGACTATAGCCTTTGTCTGCCGCTCCTCTGTATACATAAGAAGAGCGGAACCGGCCAATTTCTTCGTTCCATGAATGATCAAACAAAGCCGATTGAAGCTCAAGCCAACTTTTTACTACAATTTCTTTTCCTTTTGTCATAAAATGATGTGATCGTAATAACGTGTTGCTACAGGAGGTGCAATGTTGGTTGCTCTCGTATACTTCAATCTTTTTGAAATGTTTGCCGGGCTTAAAGATGGGTTGTTACACACGCCCTGTGCTTTTGCTTACAAGCCAAGTGCCATCCGTTTAAATACTATAGGAACATATCATTATATGAATTCTTTATAAATTTAATAATTAAATTTTGTGTAATTTTTATACCAGATAAGGTTTTGTGTCGTAATGATACACTATGTTTAACCATTAACTATGAAAATATATGTTTTATCATGACAACAAGCTTCAGTACAAAGTTAGGGTGGAAAAACCCAGTCCTGCCTTTGCGAACATGCTGCAACAGGCAATAGGAGGGATTGAAGGGGAGATACGTGTATGTCTTCAGTACCTTTTCCAGGCTTGGGGTTCCAGAGGCCCTAAAAAGTATCGTGATATGTTGTTAGAGACAGGCACTGAGGAAATTTCACATATTGAGATGTTGGCTACTGCTGTTGCGCTTAACCTGGAGGGAGCTCCGGTTTCTTTACAGGAAGAGATGGCCAAAGACAAGGTAATTGGTGCCGTAATGGGTGGTATGAACCCGCGCCATGTGCTTTCTTCCGGATTGGCAGCTATGGCTGTAGATGCTAATGGTGTGCCTTTTAATGGTTCCTGGGTAGTGGGCAGCGGAAACCTGGCTGCTGATATGTATGCCAACGTGATGGCTGAATCTACCGGCCGCGTGCTGGCGACCAGACTATGGGAAGCTACCGATGATCCGGGTATGAAAGATATGCTTGCCTTTCTGATTGCGCGTGATACCATGCATCAGAACCAGTGGCTGGCTGTGCTGGAAGAACTGGGTGGTTTACAGGGTGTTCACCCGATTCCGAATACTTTCCCTCAAACGGAAGAAAATAAAGAATTTAACTATGCTTTCGTTTCCACTAAAATTACTGATATGGACGGCGACGGCGACAGCATGATGGGAGCCCGCTGGACCAGCGGACCTTCTATGGATGGCAAAGGAGAATTTAAGCTTGTGCGTGCTATGCCACAGGGTGGTGAGCCAATGCTTGGACCACCAGACCCAAGAGGTCATGCCCAGAAAGAACAGATGATGGGCGAAGCCGGCGGTATGATGGATAAAATTAAAGACGCTCTATAGTTTATATAGTATATGAGCCTCGGTAATGGGGCCTGCAAAGGAATGAACCTACCCAAAAAGCGGAGTTAGCAGCAGATGCTGTTATCTCCGCTTTTCGCTTCAAAACAAACCTAGCTGTTTCCCTGCTTTTGTACAGAAGTGGCTATAGTTGTATGGCCTCATCTGGCGGCCAGGCATAAACTTTTGCCTGCTCATCTTAAACAGCTTGTTTATAGCCTCTGCCATTTTCCCTTCGCCCCGCATGCGCACACCAAAGCGACTGTCGTTAAGCTGACCGCCATGCACGTCGGCAATCTGGTTCAATACTTTATCCGCCTTCTCCGGAAAGGCCTGCCGTATCCAGTCTTCGAAAATGGGGCCGATGCTGCCGTTTAGCCGTACCATGGTATAGGCTACATTGCTGGCTCCGGCCTCTGCCACCTGCTTTATAATTGCTGGAATCTCGGAATCGTTCAGCCCGGGTATAATGGGAGCCACCATAACATTTACAGGTATACCTGCCGAACAAAGCTGGCGCACTACTTCCAGTCGTTTTGTTGCGGATGCCGTTCTGGGTTCCAGTTTCTGGCGTAGCTGTTCGTTTAGCGTGGTAATACTGATGCTCACATGCACCAGGTCTAATTTGCTAAGTTCCTGTAGCAGGTCCAGGTCGCGAAGAATAAGTGCGTTTTTGGTAATCATGCTTACCGGGTGGCGGTACTGCAGCAATACTTCCAGAATGCGGCGCGTGAGCTTCTTTTTTGCTTCTATGGGTTGGTAGCAATCGGTATTGCCGGCCAGCATGATGGGCATAACCTGCCAGTTGGGGTTTTCCAGTTGTTGCGCCAGCGCCTCCGGCGCATTTTCCTTTACAATGATTTTCCGTTCAAAGTCGAGCCCGGCTCCATAGCCCCAGTATTGGTGGGTGTTGCGGGCGTAGCAGTAAATGCAGCCATGTTCACAGCCCTGATAGGGGTTAAGAGAGTAGCCAAGTCCCAAGTCCGGGCTGTCTACTTTGTTTACCACTTTCTTCGGGTGCTCTACCAGGAACTCTGTTTTGGAATTAGACAGCATTGGCTCATCCAGCCCCTCTATATGCGCCGCCACATATTCCTGCTTCAGGTAAGGATTGGCCGGGTTGTATTGCGCTCCACGCCCTTTTAAGAATTCTTCCGCTTTCATAGTTTGCATACCTTATTTTTTCATTTCTAACTCTTCACAACCATTATCTCATTTATATGGGTGGTATAGCGGGGCGACCGCATTTCGCTCCTCATCTTCCAGGGATGGTTCTCTTCTGGCGCGTACACACCCTGTTCCGCAGATATAAGAGTGCCCCGGCCCCAGCGTGCATTCACTTTATCGATCACTTCCATAATACGCTGGTGCTTTTCGCGGTCTATTGTATCAAGCAGAGGCATTTGTGCGTGGTCTTGTGCACAAAGTTCAGATACAATAACACCGCTTTTCTTATAGTGATAGCCCTGTCTGTAGAGAGGCTGCAGCGCCAGGTTTGCGTAATGCACCAGTTCCAGCGTACTGTTGGTGGCAACAGGCAGCATAACTGTTTTGCTGTTATAGTATACCTGCTCATCTTTATCGGGGTAAGACTGCAGGTATACCGTTAATAAACCGGCACAAGTGCGCTGCCTGCGAAGCTTTGCAGCGCAGCTGGAGGCATAACTGGCTGTCGCTTCTTTAATAAGGTCCATAGAGGTAAGGGCCTTTCCGAAGGAGCGGGACGTGCAGATACTTCGCTTTGCGGGAGGTGCCATTTCCATGTCCAGGCACGCTTCTCCGCGCAGCTCTTTGGCAGTGCGCAAACCAACTACTGTAAGATGTTTCTTAACGAAGGAATCCGTTGCCTGGCTCAGGTCCCAGGCGGTACTAATGCCGAAGGCTGCTAGTTTACGGGCATTGCGGTGGCCGATACCCCACACATCACCTACTGCTGTAATTTTTAAAGCATGGCGTATAGCCTCTTGCTCCTGGAGCAGCACTACGCCTTGTTTGTCTTTTTGCTTTTTAGTGAGACGGTTGGCGAGTTTAGCCAGCGTTTTAGTAGGGGCTATACCAACGGATACCGGTATGCCTGTCCGCTGCTGTACTGTGCTGCGAAGTTTTATGGCATGTTGTTTTATATCGTTGGTAAGCAGGGTAGTCAGGTTCAGGAAAGCCTCATCCACAGAGTAAATCTCCACATCCGGCGAAAAATGACTCAGTACGTTCATAACGCGGCGCGACATATCGCCATATAAGGTATAGTTGCTGCTAAAAACTCTTACGTTGTTTTGTTCGAGCACCTGCCTTGCCTTGTAAGCAGATTCTCCCATGGGTATGCCTAGCGCCTTCGCTTCTTCGGAGCGGGAAATAATACAGCCATCATTATTCGAAAGTACTACAACAGGCTTGTTGTGCAGGCTAGGATCAAACATCCGCTCGCAGGAAACATAGAAGTTGTTGCAGTCGACCAGTGCGTACAGCTTTTTCATGAGCTTTAGTGCTTTATTTTATGAATGGCCCACGTTACCACGCCCCACGCCTGAAAATCCATATCCTCTGTTATCTCTAATGCTGAAAAGGCCTCGTTAGCAGGTTGCAGGTAATATTTCTGGTCTTTGCATATCAGTCGCTTTACCGTAAACTCTCCGTTCACTTTCCCTATAATAACATTTCCTGTCAGCGTTTTGATAGAGCGGTTTAAGAGCGATCGGTCTACTATCAGTATATCTCCATCGTGCAGACGGGCGTCTACCATAGAGTTGCCCATTACTTTTACCAGGTAACTGCTATCAGGATCTTTTATAAGGAAGTTCTGCAGGTTTATAACCTCTACTGTATAATCATCGGCAGGAGAAGGAAATCCAGCTGCTACTCTGGAATGTACGAGTGGTAGCTCTACTGCTTCTAAATAATTGTCAGGCAGCAACTCGAAGGGGGATGAGAGCAGGAAGGGGTGCTTGGTAAAATTTTCCATAGTTTTATTTTGTACTGCTTCTTTTTCAGAAGTCGTTTCAAATATAGTATCTACTAATATATTTAGCAATTAATACTAATAAAATTAGTTTTTTGTTGTAATAAAATTCAATGCGTCCCCGCAACAAGCCCGACAATAAGCAGTAGAAAAGTCAGGACAATTCTAGAAGGCATGCAGGCAATCATTTTTTGTGGAATACAGGCTAGTGGTAAATCCAGCTTTTACATAGAGAACTTTTTTAATACCCATGTGCGCATTAGCCTTGATTTATTGCGCACCCGCTACCGGGAGCAGCTTTTTCTGAGAAGCTGCCTTGCCACGCAACAACGCTTTGTGGTAGATAATACAAATCCGACTGTAGCAGAACGTAGCAGGTATATCGACATGGCCCGGTCAGCGCGGTATGAGGTAGTGGGTTATTATTTTGAAACAAGTGTGCAGGCGGCCATACTGCGAAATAATACCCGATTGGGTCGGTGGCAGGTGCCTGAGCGTGGAATATATGGCACGCAGAAAAAGCTGCAGAAACCTTCTTACAGCGAAGGATTTGATGCACTTTATACAGTGCAGCTATTGCCGGCAGGAGATTTTAAGGTGCAGGCCTGTGCAAAGAACGCCTAAAGCTTAAAAAGGCTGTGTTTTGCATTAAATCGCTGATTATATAGAAGATATAGAGCAAAAACAGCCTTTTCCGCATGAGGCTATAATGGGATATAGAGATGCAGCTATTACGGGAAAGTACGTAGGTAATTAGGTGTTTATTTTGTAGCTGTAGCTTATTCGTTCGCGTTTTAAGAACAGTCGGGACATGAAAAGGTATGCAGGAAGATGATGCCCGGCTATAGTATAAGTCCTGTTAATATTTATTCTAATTATTTAAGCTATGAAAAACGTGTTTAATGGAAGCTGGAAACTTCTTGCCATGATGGTGTTTGTTGTTACTTTTTCCGCTTGTAACGATGATGATGGAGACATTCTGGAGCCAGATCGCCTGAGTTCTGCTGAGTTTGTGCAAAGAGCTGCAGCAAGCGATATGTTCGAAATTGAAACTGGCGAGATGGCCGAGGATATGGCGGAGCGTGAAGATGTAAGAACATTTGGCCAGATGATAGTAAACGATCACACCGAATCCAGCACTATACTGATGGCAATGGCCAACCAGAAAAACCTACCAGTACCCACTGCTTTGCCACAAGACAAAATGGAAATGAGAAATAGGCTGGCTGGTATGACAGGCACTGAATTTGACATGGAATTTATGACACAGCAGGTAGCTGCTCACCAGGAAGCCGTTGCACTTTATGAACAGGCAGAAGATGAATTACAGGACACTGAACTAAGAAACTTTGCAGCAGCAACGTTGCCTGTATTAAGAGAACACTTAGAGCATGCTCAGATGCTGAGAGATGCTTTAGATTAATCCCTAAACTCACTTTTTAACACGAAGCGCCAGCTGGTTTCCCGGCTGGCGCTTTCGTTGTAGTTAAAATTTGCAAAAATGTAAAGATTACGTCATTCAGCATTAATAATTTCAATAATTGAAACGAGATTTTGAAGAACTATGTTTGAGATGTGATTCAAAATGCTATTTTTGAGAAATTTTATTGGATATGATAGAACGTAGTAAGCGGCTGAATGATGTGTTTTATGAACTGCGTGGGCCTATTTATGAGAAGTCTAAAGAGCTTGAGCAGCAGGGGCATCGTGTAACAAAGTTAAATATAGGCAATCCCGCGCCCTTTGGTTTTAATGCGCCCGATGCCGTTATAGAGCATATTATCGCCAACCTGCGTCATGCCCAGGGCTATTCCGACCACAAAGGACTGGTTTCGGCGCGTGAAGCCATTAAAGCCTACTACGAAACAAAAGGAATAGCCAACATACACATCGATGATATCTTTATCGGGAACGGTGTGAGTGAAATGGCCATGCATGCAGTACAGGCACTGGTAAATACAGGAGACGAAATCCTGGTGCCATCACCTGATTATCCTATCTGGACAGCTGCCGTGAACTTTTCAGGAGGCAAAACGGTGCATTACCTCTGCGACGAGGAATCAGACTGGTTTCCTGATCTGGCGGACATCCGCCGTAAGATCACCAGCCGTACCAAGGCCATTGTCCTGATTAACCCGAATAACCCAACGGGTGCTGTTTATTCAAAAGAAATATTGGAGGAACTGGTAAAACTTTCGGTAGAACACGACCTGGTAATTTTCTCGGATGAGATTTACGATAAGATTCTGTACGATGGCACCATCCATTACCCGACAGCGGCTCTATCGGATGAAGCCGTAATTGTTACCTTTGCGGGTTTGTCTAAGAACTATCTGTCAGCCGGTTTCCGGGCTGGCTGGATGGTAGTAACCGGAGACAAAGCGAAGGCAGCATCGTATATAGACGGCCTGAACACCCTGGCAAGTTTGCGTGTGTGCAGCAATGTGCCGGCGCAGCATGCTATTAAAGTGGCGCTGGAAGGATACCAGGAAATGAACGACCTGGTGTTGCCAACAGGCCGGCTGGGGCAGCAGCGGGAAGTTTGTTACAATAAACTTACCGCTATACCCGGTATTACCTGTGTAAAGCCAAAGGGTGCTTTTTACATGTTCCCGAAAATCGATGTCAGAAAATTCAACATTCAGAACGACTTCCGGTTTGCGCTGGACTTCCTGCAGGAACAGCATGTGCTGCTGGTACAAGGCAAAGGATTTAACTGGCACCAACCAGACCATTTCCGGATTGTATATTTGCCGTCTGTAGAGGAGCTAATCCAGACGATGGACAAGCTCGATGTTTTCCTGTCTACTTATTGGCAACAGGACGTAAAGGCTGGCGTAAGCCAGGAAGCAATCGAACTTTAACTTAAGTCCCCATAAACACAGAAGAGGCTGTTCCGACTTTCCGGGCAGCCTCTTCTGTTTTGGCATAAACTACTTTATTGTACTTGCTTAACCGTTACATAATAATTCGCATCAACCTGAACAGCCGCATTCTTTTTTTGTCCCTTCAGCTCTTTCCAGGTAGTGGCTGGCTCCAGCCTGGTTTCTTTACCGCCGATGCTTACCTTCACTGGCAGGTTGAACCCATCCACTGCGTTGGCCCATCTATACTTTAAGGTGGTGCCGTTCGCCTGGTACTCCAGCACCGGAATCCGGGTATCGCGCAGGTACTGGTTGAAAACAGGCGTCAGGTCGCGTCCGATGTGCTGGCTCAGGTAATCTTCAATCTGTTTCGAAACAACAGTC contains these protein-coding regions:
- a CDS encoding FRG domain-containing protein, with translation MTKGKEIVVKSWLELQSALFDHSWNEEIGRFRSSYVYRGAADKGYSLNTSISRIGKNYAQLETHILRNFKKYARTETSHANYSVWNWLAVAQHHGLPTRLLDWTYSPYVALHFVTQDLKQYHLDGAVWCIDYVKAKEELPKPLKDALFEEGNVFTPELLEPVCSSLTELAGFQDDPFVVFLEPPSIDARIVHQYALFSMMSKVNGDLSAWLQNHPDIYFRIIIPAELKWEIRDKLDQANITERVLMPGLSGLSQWLKRHYTHLYMKEDLNIAANEINEP
- a CDS encoding manganese catalase family protein, coding for MFYHDNKLQYKVRVEKPSPAFANMLQQAIGGIEGEIRVCLQYLFQAWGSRGPKKYRDMLLETGTEEISHIEMLATAVALNLEGAPVSLQEEMAKDKVIGAVMGGMNPRHVLSSGLAAMAVDANGVPFNGSWVVGSGNLAADMYANVMAESTGRVLATRLWEATDDPGMKDMLAFLIARDTMHQNQWLAVLEELGGLQGVHPIPNTFPQTEENKEFNYAFVSTKITDMDGDGDSMMGARWTSGPSMDGKGEFKLVRAMPQGGEPMLGPPDPRGHAQKEQMMGEAGGMMDKIKDAL
- a CDS encoding PA0069 family radical SAM protein, coding for MKAEEFLKGRGAQYNPANPYLKQEYVAAHIEGLDEPMLSNSKTEFLVEHPKKVVNKVDSPDLGLGYSLNPYQGCEHGCIYCYARNTHQYWGYGAGLDFERKIIVKENAPEALAQQLENPNWQVMPIMLAGNTDCYQPIEAKKKLTRRILEVLLQYRHPVSMITKNALILRDLDLLQELSKLDLVHVSISITTLNEQLRQKLEPRTASATKRLEVVRQLCSAGIPVNVMVAPIIPGLNDSEIPAIIKQVAEAGASNVAYTMVRLNGSIGPIFEDWIRQAFPEKADKVLNQIADVHGGQLNDSRFGVRMRGEGKMAEAINKLFKMSRQKFMPGRQMRPYNYSHFCTKAGKQLGLF
- a CDS encoding Y-family DNA polymerase; amino-acid sequence: MKKLYALVDCNNFYVSCERMFDPSLHNKPVVVLSNNDGCIISRSEEAKALGIPMGESAYKARQVLEQNNVRVFSSNYTLYGDMSRRVMNVLSHFSPDVEIYSVDEAFLNLTTLLTNDIKQHAIKLRSTVQQRTGIPVSVGIAPTKTLAKLANRLTKKQKDKQGVVLLQEQEAIRHALKITAVGDVWGIGHRNARKLAAFGISTAWDLSQATDSFVKKHLTVVGLRTAKELRGEACLDMEMAPPAKRSICTSRSFGKALTSMDLIKEATASYASSCAAKLRRQRTCAGLLTVYLQSYPDKDEQVYYNSKTVMLPVATNSTLELVHYANLALQPLYRQGYHYKKSGVIVSELCAQDHAQMPLLDTIDREKHQRIMEVIDKVNARWGRGTLISAEQGVYAPEENHPWKMRSEMRSPRYTTHINEIMVVKS
- a CDS encoding LexA family transcriptional regulator → MENFTKHPFLLSSPFELLPDNYLEAVELPLVHSRVAAGFPSPADDYTVEVINLQNFLIKDPDSSYLVKVMGNSMVDARLHDGDILIVDRSLLNRSIKTLTGNVIIGKVNGEFTVKRLICKDQKYYLQPANEAFSALEITEDMDFQAWGVVTWAIHKIKH
- a CDS encoding AAA family ATPase, coding for MQAIIFCGIQASGKSSFYIENFFNTHVRISLDLLRTRYREQLFLRSCLATQQRFVVDNTNPTVAERSRYIDMARSARYEVVGYYFETSVQAAILRNNTRLGRWQVPERGIYGTQKKLQKPSYSEGFDALYTVQLLPAGDFKVQACAKNA
- a CDS encoding DUF4142 domain-containing protein — translated: MKNVFNGSWKLLAMMVFVVTFSACNDDDGDILEPDRLSSAEFVQRAAASDMFEIETGEMAEDMAEREDVRTFGQMIVNDHTESSTILMAMANQKNLPVPTALPQDKMEMRNRLAGMTGTEFDMEFMTQQVAAHQEAVALYEQAEDELQDTELRNFAAATLPVLREHLEHAQMLRDALD
- a CDS encoding pyridoxal phosphate-dependent aminotransferase — its product is MIERSKRLNDVFYELRGPIYEKSKELEQQGHRVTKLNIGNPAPFGFNAPDAVIEHIIANLRHAQGYSDHKGLVSAREAIKAYYETKGIANIHIDDIFIGNGVSEMAMHAVQALVNTGDEILVPSPDYPIWTAAVNFSGGKTVHYLCDEESDWFPDLADIRRKITSRTKAIVLINPNNPTGAVYSKEILEELVKLSVEHDLVIFSDEIYDKILYDGTIHYPTAALSDEAVIVTFAGLSKNYLSAGFRAGWMVVTGDKAKAASYIDGLNTLASLRVCSNVPAQHAIKVALEGYQEMNDLVLPTGRLGQQREVCYNKLTAIPGITCVKPKGAFYMFPKIDVRKFNIQNDFRFALDFLQEQHVLLVQGKGFNWHQPDHFRIVYLPSVEELIQTMDKLDVFLSTYWQQDVKAGVSQEAIEL